In Populus nigra chromosome 1, ddPopNigr1.1, whole genome shotgun sequence, one genomic interval encodes:
- the LOC133668764 gene encoding heterogeneous nuclear ribonucleoprotein 1-like isoform X3 has protein sequence MQGMESDLGKLFIGGISWDTDEERLKEYFSKYGEVVEAVIMRDRVTGRARGFGFVVFADPIVAERVIMEKHVVDGRTVEAKKAVPRDDQHILSRNTSSIHGSPGPGRTKKIFVGGLASTVTENDFKKYFEQFGNITDVVVMYDHNTLRPRGFGFITYDSEEAVDRVLHKTFHELNGKMVEVKRAVPKELSPGPSRSPLMGYNYGLTRANNFLNAYAQGYNMNSIGGFGMRMDSRFNPLATGRSGFAPFSTTGYGMSMNLEPALSPSYGGGSNFGNTPAYGRISSPYYSGNPSRYNTPVGYGEGNARNDSLLSPTTWNVWGNGSHNTATNPASPGPLLGSRTGNFGVSFGNSGSNWGTSPVSAQGRGGASGYTTGSMGYGSGDNNYGLSGAGYVRNSGTGAPPTSSFSGSAGGYEGSYGDLYRSGSVYGDSTWQSATPELDGYGSFGYGLGDVASDVTTKSSEGYIGSYGVTSRQSNRGIAT, from the exons ATG CAAGGGATGGAATCAGATCTTGGTAAGCTCTTCATTGGTGGGATTTCATGGGACACTGATGAGGAACGTCTTAAGGAATATTTTAGCAAGTATGGGGAAGTGGTTGAGGCTGTGATCATGAGAGATCGTGTTACAGGCCGTGCCCGTGGCTTTGGTTTTGTTGTCTTTGCAGATCCTATTGTTGCCGAGAGGGTCATCATGGAGAAGCACGTGGTTGATGGCCGCACA GTTGAAGCCAAGAAGGCTGTTCCTAGGGATGACCAGCACATTTTAAGTAGAAACACTAGTAGTATTCATGGTTCTCCAGGTCCTGGACGCACGAAAAAGATTTTTGTTGGAGGCCTTGCGTCTACGGTTACAGAGAATGACTTCAAGAAGTACTTTGAGCAGTTTGGTAATATTACTGATGTTGTAGTGATGTACGATCACAACACTCTGAGGCCAAGAGGCTTTGGCTTCATCACTTATGATTCTGAGGAAGCAGTGGACAGAGTTCTGCATAAAACATTTCATGAACTCAATGGTAAAATGGTTGAGGTCAAGAGGGCAGTCCCAAAGGAGCTATCACCAGGTCCTAGTCGGAGCCCTCTGATGGGATATAACTATGGTTTGACTAGGGCCAACAACTTCCTTAATGCATATGCTCAGGGATATAATATGAACTCTATTGGAGGTTTTGGAATGAGGATGGATAGTAGGTTTAATCCACTCGCCACTGGTCGAAGTGGATTTGCTCCCTTTAGCACCACTGGTTATGGGATGAGTATGAATTTAGAGCCAGCCTTGAGTCCAAGCTACGGTGGAGGTTCCAACTTTGGTAACACTCCTGCATATGGGCGGATCTCAAGTCCTTATTATAGTGGGAATCCAAGCAGGTACAACACACCAGTAGGTTATGGTGAGGGGAATGCAAGAAATGATTCGCTCTTAAGCCCTACTACTTGGAATGTCTGGGGAAATGGCAGCCACAATACTGCGACAAATCCTGCCAGCCCTGGTCCTTTATTGGGCTCCAGAACTGGAAATTTTGGAGTTTCATTTGGGAATAGTGGATCGAATTGGGGCACTTCTCCTGTATCAGCTCAAGGCAGAGGAGGCGCTTCTGGCTATACTACTGGCAGCATGGGTTATGGGAGTGGTGACAACAATTATGGTTTGAGTGGGGCAGGATATGTAAGAAACAGTGGCACTGGTGCACCACCAACATCATCATTCTCTGGGTCAGCTGGTGGTTATGAGGGGTCCTATGGGGACCTTTATCGCAGTGGTTCTGTTTATGGTGATTCAACTTGGCAATCTGCTACTCCTGAGCTTGATGGTTATGGTTCATTTGGTTATGGGCTCGGTGATGTAGCTTCAGATGTTACAACTAAGAGTTCCGAGGGTTATATTGGAAGTTATGGTGTTACAAGTAGACAATCAAATAGAG GAATTGCTACCTAG
- the LOC133668764 gene encoding heterogeneous nuclear ribonucleoprotein 1-like isoform X1, whose amino-acid sequence MQGMESDLGKLFIGGISWDTDEERLKEYFSKYGEVVEAVIMRDRVTGRARGFGFVVFADPIVAERVIMEKHVVDGRTVEAKKAVPRDDQHILSRNTSSIHGSPGPGRTKKIFVGGLASTVTENDFKKYFEQFGNITDVVVMYDHNTLRPRGFGFITYDSEEAVDRVLHKTFHELNGKMVEVKRAVPKELSPGPSRSPLMGYNYGLTRANNFLNAYAQGYNMNSIGGFGMRMDSRFNPLATGRSGFAPFSTTGYGMSMNLEPALSPSYGGGSNFGNTPAYGRISSPYYSGNPSRYNTPVGYGEGNARNDSLLSPTTWNVWGNGSHNTATNPASPGPLLGSRTGNFGVSFGNSGSNWGTSPVSAQGRGGASGYTTGSMGYGSGDNNYGLSGAGYVRNSGTGAPPTSSFSGSAGGYEGSYGDLYRSGSVYGDSTWQSATPELDGYGSFGYGLGDVASDVTTKSSEGYIGSYGVTSRQSNRGAGIWLNRANKGS is encoded by the exons ATG CAAGGGATGGAATCAGATCTTGGTAAGCTCTTCATTGGTGGGATTTCATGGGACACTGATGAGGAACGTCTTAAGGAATATTTTAGCAAGTATGGGGAAGTGGTTGAGGCTGTGATCATGAGAGATCGTGTTACAGGCCGTGCCCGTGGCTTTGGTTTTGTTGTCTTTGCAGATCCTATTGTTGCCGAGAGGGTCATCATGGAGAAGCACGTGGTTGATGGCCGCACA GTTGAAGCCAAGAAGGCTGTTCCTAGGGATGACCAGCACATTTTAAGTAGAAACACTAGTAGTATTCATGGTTCTCCAGGTCCTGGACGCACGAAAAAGATTTTTGTTGGAGGCCTTGCGTCTACGGTTACAGAGAATGACTTCAAGAAGTACTTTGAGCAGTTTGGTAATATTACTGATGTTGTAGTGATGTACGATCACAACACTCTGAGGCCAAGAGGCTTTGGCTTCATCACTTATGATTCTGAGGAAGCAGTGGACAGAGTTCTGCATAAAACATTTCATGAACTCAATGGTAAAATGGTTGAGGTCAAGAGGGCAGTCCCAAAGGAGCTATCACCAGGTCCTAGTCGGAGCCCTCTGATGGGATATAACTATGGTTTGACTAGGGCCAACAACTTCCTTAATGCATATGCTCAGGGATATAATATGAACTCTATTGGAGGTTTTGGAATGAGGATGGATAGTAGGTTTAATCCACTCGCCACTGGTCGAAGTGGATTTGCTCCCTTTAGCACCACTGGTTATGGGATGAGTATGAATTTAGAGCCAGCCTTGAGTCCAAGCTACGGTGGAGGTTCCAACTTTGGTAACACTCCTGCATATGGGCGGATCTCAAGTCCTTATTATAGTGGGAATCCAAGCAGGTACAACACACCAGTAGGTTATGGTGAGGGGAATGCAAGAAATGATTCGCTCTTAAGCCCTACTACTTGGAATGTCTGGGGAAATGGCAGCCACAATACTGCGACAAATCCTGCCAGCCCTGGTCCTTTATTGGGCTCCAGAACTGGAAATTTTGGAGTTTCATTTGGGAATAGTGGATCGAATTGGGGCACTTCTCCTGTATCAGCTCAAGGCAGAGGAGGCGCTTCTGGCTATACTACTGGCAGCATGGGTTATGGGAGTGGTGACAACAATTATGGTTTGAGTGGGGCAGGATATGTAAGAAACAGTGGCACTGGTGCACCACCAACATCATCATTCTCTGGGTCAGCTGGTGGTTATGAGGGGTCCTATGGGGACCTTTATCGCAGTGGTTCTGTTTATGGTGATTCAACTTGGCAATCTGCTACTCCTGAGCTTGATGGTTATGGTTCATTTGGTTATGGGCTCGGTGATGTAGCTTCAGATGTTACAACTAAGAGTTCCGAGGGTTATATTGGAAGTTATGGTGTTACAAGTAGACAATCAAATAGAG GTGCAGGAATCTGGTTAAACAG AGCTAACAAGGGTTCTTGA
- the LOC133678796 gene encoding small ribosomal subunit protein mS80 (rPPR6) yields the protein MWRSIAAKSRVVARNFGATKNPNNSNKVYPSQSHISIWVSSQSSENLRFLSYFSSNPNENDHSPPTNDDSSIISGEHNDTQFEGLSEQIPLPFSENGNAWMDTCASGDVSVDSLAGEENVDSETYEIDVEKFENVLHLLQSSDDGSLESTLDTFSLDLHEEFVMKVLETPHVLGENLIRFFKWAMKQDLSVTTRVIDVLVSSICSSDLRRKNAYALWDLVREIGEKNEGLVSVGSLNQLIALLSKLGKGKAALEVFDKSKDFGCVPDSETYYYTIEALCRRSFYDWAWIVCEKMLDQGPLPDSEKIGKIICWFCKGSKAKDAHKVYLLAKEKSKCPPKPALYFLIGSLCRDDGTVNLALEMLNDFEGEAKKYAIKPFSSVIRGLCRIKDLDGAKQLLSKMIVEGPPPGNAVFNTVISGYCKGGDMKEAVEIMKLMESRGLKPDVYTYTVIISGYSSGGQMEEACYILSEAKKKHAKLSPVTYHALIRGYCKLDQFDKALELLAEMEKFGVQPNADEYNKLIQSLCLKSLDWGTAEKLFAEMKEKGLYLNSITRSLITAVKELEQEGLAKEVSIEV from the coding sequence atgtGGAGATCAATAGCAGCAAAATCCAGAGTGGTAGCACGGAACTTTGGTGCAACCAAAAACCCCAACAACAGCAACAAGGTATATCCTTCTCAATCTCATATCTCCATATGGGTTTCCTCTCAATCTAGTGAAAACCTTAGATTCCTCTCATATTTCTCTTCAAACCCAAATGAAAACGATCATTCCCCCCCTACCAATGATGATTCTTCAATTATTTCTGGGGAACATAATGATACCCAGTTTGAGGGTTTATCAGAGCAAATTCCACTGCCTTTTAGTGAAAATGGTAATGCCTGGATGGATACTTGTGCTTCGGGGGATGTGAGTGTTGACAGTCTTGCTGGAGAAGAGAATGTGGACAGCGAGACTTATGAGATAGATGTTGAGAAGTTCGAGAATGTGCTGCATCTGTTGCAAAGTAGTGATGATGGGTCTTTAGAGTCAACTCTTGATACTTTTAGCTTGGATTTACATGAGGAGTTTGTGATGAAAGTGCTCGAGACCCCGCATGTTTTGGGAGAGAATTTGATTAGGTTTTTTAAATGGGCGATGAAGCAGGATCTTAGCGTTACTACTCGTGTAATTGATGTGCTTGTTTCCTCTATATGTAGTAGTGatcttagaagaaaaaatgCTTATGCTTTGTGGGATTTGGTTAGGGAAATTGGCGAAAAGAATGAGGGTTTGGTGAGTGTAGGGAGTCTTAATCAGTTGATAGCTTTGTTATCTAAGTTAGGTAAAGGGAAGGCAGCTTTAGAGGTTTTTGACAAATCAAAGGATTTTGGTTGTGTCCCGGATTCCGAGACATATTATTATACAATTGAAGCCCTTTGTAGGCGCTCCTTTTATGATTGGGCTTGGATAGTTTGTGAGAAGATGCTGGATCAAGGACCCTTACCTGATAGTGAGAAAATCGGTAAGATTATTTGTTGGTTTTGTAAAGGGAGCAAGGCAAAAGATGCCCACAAAGTGTATTTATTGGCAAAGGAGAAGAGCAAGTGCCCACCTAAGCCTGCTCTCTATTTTTTGATTGGATCACTTTGCCGGGATGATGGAACTGTCAATTTAGCTTTGGAGATGTTGAATGATTTTGAAGGAGAAGCAAAAAAGTATGCGATTAAGCCTTTTTCATCTGTTATTCGTGGTTTGTGTAGGATCAAAGATCTTGATGGTGCTAAACAGTTACTTTCAAAGATGATTGTTGAGGGCCCACCTCCCGGCAATGCTGTTTTTAATACAGTTATCAGTGGCTATTGTAAGGGTGGAGATATGAAGGAGGCAGTAGAGATTATGAAACTTATGGAAAGTAGGGGTCTGAAACCAGATGTGTACACTTATACTGTTATAATTAGTGGTTATTCAAGTGGTGGTCAGATGGAGGAGGCATGCTACATACTATCAGAAGCTAAAAAGAAGCACGCTAAACTGAGTCCTGTAACTTACCATGCACTTATTCGAGGGTATTGCAAACTAGACCAGTTTGACAAAGCTTTGGAGTTGTTGGCAGAGATGGAGAAGTTTGGGGTTCAACCTAATGCAGATGAGTACAATAAGCTGATTCAATCACTTTGCTTAAAGTCCTTAGATTGGGGAACAGCAGAGAAGCTGTTTGCAGAAATGAAGGAGAAAGGCTTGTATCTAAATTCAATCACCCGGAGCCTTATAACCGCAGTCAAGGAGCTGGAGCAGGAGGGGTTAGCAAAAGAAGTAAGCATTGAAGTCTGA
- the LOC133668764 gene encoding heterogeneous nuclear ribonucleoprotein 1-like isoform X2: MESDLGKLFIGGISWDTDEERLKEYFSKYGEVVEAVIMRDRVTGRARGFGFVVFADPIVAERVIMEKHVVDGRTVEAKKAVPRDDQHILSRNTSSIHGSPGPGRTKKIFVGGLASTVTENDFKKYFEQFGNITDVVVMYDHNTLRPRGFGFITYDSEEAVDRVLHKTFHELNGKMVEVKRAVPKELSPGPSRSPLMGYNYGLTRANNFLNAYAQGYNMNSIGGFGMRMDSRFNPLATGRSGFAPFSTTGYGMSMNLEPALSPSYGGGSNFGNTPAYGRISSPYYSGNPSRYNTPVGYGEGNARNDSLLSPTTWNVWGNGSHNTATNPASPGPLLGSRTGNFGVSFGNSGSNWGTSPVSAQGRGGASGYTTGSMGYGSGDNNYGLSGAGYVRNSGTGAPPTSSFSGSAGGYEGSYGDLYRSGSVYGDSTWQSATPELDGYGSFGYGLGDVASDVTTKSSEGYIGSYGVTSRQSNRGAGIWLNRANKGS, from the exons ATGGAATCAGATCTTGGTAAGCTCTTCATTGGTGGGATTTCATGGGACACTGATGAGGAACGTCTTAAGGAATATTTTAGCAAGTATGGGGAAGTGGTTGAGGCTGTGATCATGAGAGATCGTGTTACAGGCCGTGCCCGTGGCTTTGGTTTTGTTGTCTTTGCAGATCCTATTGTTGCCGAGAGGGTCATCATGGAGAAGCACGTGGTTGATGGCCGCACA GTTGAAGCCAAGAAGGCTGTTCCTAGGGATGACCAGCACATTTTAAGTAGAAACACTAGTAGTATTCATGGTTCTCCAGGTCCTGGACGCACGAAAAAGATTTTTGTTGGAGGCCTTGCGTCTACGGTTACAGAGAATGACTTCAAGAAGTACTTTGAGCAGTTTGGTAATATTACTGATGTTGTAGTGATGTACGATCACAACACTCTGAGGCCAAGAGGCTTTGGCTTCATCACTTATGATTCTGAGGAAGCAGTGGACAGAGTTCTGCATAAAACATTTCATGAACTCAATGGTAAAATGGTTGAGGTCAAGAGGGCAGTCCCAAAGGAGCTATCACCAGGTCCTAGTCGGAGCCCTCTGATGGGATATAACTATGGTTTGACTAGGGCCAACAACTTCCTTAATGCATATGCTCAGGGATATAATATGAACTCTATTGGAGGTTTTGGAATGAGGATGGATAGTAGGTTTAATCCACTCGCCACTGGTCGAAGTGGATTTGCTCCCTTTAGCACCACTGGTTATGGGATGAGTATGAATTTAGAGCCAGCCTTGAGTCCAAGCTACGGTGGAGGTTCCAACTTTGGTAACACTCCTGCATATGGGCGGATCTCAAGTCCTTATTATAGTGGGAATCCAAGCAGGTACAACACACCAGTAGGTTATGGTGAGGGGAATGCAAGAAATGATTCGCTCTTAAGCCCTACTACTTGGAATGTCTGGGGAAATGGCAGCCACAATACTGCGACAAATCCTGCCAGCCCTGGTCCTTTATTGGGCTCCAGAACTGGAAATTTTGGAGTTTCATTTGGGAATAGTGGATCGAATTGGGGCACTTCTCCTGTATCAGCTCAAGGCAGAGGAGGCGCTTCTGGCTATACTACTGGCAGCATGGGTTATGGGAGTGGTGACAACAATTATGGTTTGAGTGGGGCAGGATATGTAAGAAACAGTGGCACTGGTGCACCACCAACATCATCATTCTCTGGGTCAGCTGGTGGTTATGAGGGGTCCTATGGGGACCTTTATCGCAGTGGTTCTGTTTATGGTGATTCAACTTGGCAATCTGCTACTCCTGAGCTTGATGGTTATGGTTCATTTGGTTATGGGCTCGGTGATGTAGCTTCAGATGTTACAACTAAGAGTTCCGAGGGTTATATTGGAAGTTATGGTGTTACAAGTAGACAATCAAATAGAG GTGCAGGAATCTGGTTAAACAG AGCTAACAAGGGTTCTTGA